A DNA window from Bradyrhizobium barranii subsp. barranii contains the following coding sequences:
- a CDS encoding HD domain-containing protein: MTSVISGVKIPDSKLAREAAELVRSYEDEMLFNHSVRVYVFGAMKGLRQKLKFDSELLYVAALFHDLGLVDHYHTETKRFEVDGADAARDFLRARGIAEPQADLVWEAIALHTTPGIPEYMRPEIALTRAGVVVDVGAVGYDEYTPEQRDQVIAAFPRGDFKNEFLKVQTCSALKKPQTTFGTVNFDYIQDHDPSFHKPNVCTRIRNTPWQS, encoded by the coding sequence ATGACGAGCGTGATTTCCGGCGTGAAAATTCCCGACAGCAAGCTGGCGCGCGAGGCCGCCGAGTTGGTGCGCAGCTACGAAGACGAGATGCTGTTCAACCATTCGGTCCGCGTCTACGTGTTCGGCGCGATGAAGGGGCTGCGTCAGAAGCTGAAATTCGATTCCGAGTTGCTTTATGTCGCGGCGCTGTTTCACGACCTCGGCCTGGTCGATCACTACCACACCGAAACAAAGCGATTTGAGGTCGACGGTGCCGACGCCGCGCGGGACTTTCTCCGGGCACGCGGCATCGCCGAGCCGCAGGCCGATCTGGTCTGGGAGGCGATTGCGCTGCACACCACACCCGGCATTCCGGAATATATGAGACCGGAAATCGCCCTCACGAGGGCAGGAGTTGTGGTGGACGTCGGGGCCGTTGGATATGACGAGTACACGCCGGAGCAGCGCGATCAGGTGATCGCTGCGTTCCCGCGCGGCGATTTCAAGAACGAGTTTCTGAAGGTGCAGACCTGCTCAGCGCTGAAGAAGCCGCAGACGACATTCGGGACCGTCAATTTCGACTATATCCAGGATCACGATCCCAGCTTCCACAAGCCGAACGTGTGTACGCGCATCCGC
- a CDS encoding carboxymuconolactone decarboxylase family protein encodes MTGRLDYDRIAPAGVKALGGVYGYIMQSNLPAALINLVYLRVSQINNCAYCLDMHMRDLLKNGVKIEKLALLQAWEEAGNLFDARERAALAWAETVTRVADTGVPDQAYEAARGVFEERELVDLTIAIGLMNTYNRMAISFRKTPQAAVEKTA; translated from the coding sequence ATGACAGGGCGTCTCGACTACGACCGTATCGCGCCGGCGGGTGTGAAAGCGCTGGGCGGCGTGTACGGCTACATCATGCAGAGCAATCTTCCAGCGGCGCTGATCAACCTCGTCTATCTGCGCGTATCCCAGATCAACAACTGCGCCTACTGCCTCGACATGCATATGCGCGATCTGCTCAAGAACGGGGTGAAGATCGAAAAGCTCGCTCTGCTGCAGGCGTGGGAGGAAGCCGGCAATCTGTTCGACGCGCGCGAGCGCGCCGCCCTCGCATGGGCCGAAACGGTGACCCGCGTCGCGGATACCGGCGTGCCGGATCAGGCCTATGAAGCCGCGCGCGGGGTCTTCGAGGAGCGCGAGCTCGTCGACCTCACCATCGCGATCGGTCTGATGAACACGTATAATCGCATGGCGATCAGCTTCCGTAAGACGCCGCAGGCCGCCGTCGAGAAGACAGCCTGA
- the pdxR gene encoding MocR-like pyridoxine biosynthesis transcription factor PdxR, with the protein MTKPLRLELDRSAKTPLAEQIHGGIRAAIENGVLAPGARLPSWQDLAAQLGVARGTVRAAYEKLSSAQLIVASRATGTHVADRPSFPVRKDKAPAPGSFMEMYQELTAGPAIFQMGVPAQETFPAKLLARMRAQAVRAEMSAPAIYPDPRGELDLRREIAAYLALARGIACTPSQIIITSGFSGGLGLALRVLGLEPKKKVWVENPGFPFTRHGLALARLSIAPIPVDADGIDVEYGVKHAPDAALVVVTPGQQAPLGSTLSLARRSRLLDWAARRKAWVIEDDYLSELQLKGRATPALASLDRAGRVIHIGSFSKTVTPALRLGLVVAPAALASRFAEAAACLAPAPGPAAQLATADFMRDGHYLRHLRRTKRVYAAQGDALLKQLRTRTANVALAGLAAVLRLPDGAPDLAIAREAASFGLAPTPLSLWYASTASARPGLLLGIATSPQKRIEASCDRLFEIIDRLT; encoded by the coding sequence ATGACCAAACCGCTGCGGCTGGAACTGGATCGCTCTGCGAAGACGCCGCTGGCCGAGCAGATCCATGGGGGCATCAGGGCCGCCATCGAGAACGGCGTGCTCGCACCCGGAGCGCGCCTGCCCTCCTGGCAGGACTTGGCAGCCCAGCTTGGCGTCGCGCGGGGCACCGTGCGCGCGGCATATGAAAAGCTGTCCTCTGCCCAACTGATCGTCGCGTCACGCGCGACCGGCACGCATGTCGCGGATCGGCCGTCCTTTCCCGTTCGCAAGGACAAAGCCCCGGCGCCCGGCTCGTTCATGGAGATGTACCAGGAGCTCACGGCGGGGCCGGCAATCTTCCAGATGGGCGTGCCCGCGCAAGAGACCTTTCCTGCCAAATTGCTGGCGCGCATGCGCGCGCAGGCGGTTCGCGCCGAAATGAGCGCGCCGGCGATCTATCCGGATCCGCGCGGCGAGCTCGACTTGCGACGCGAGATCGCAGCCTACCTCGCGCTGGCGCGCGGGATCGCGTGCACGCCGTCGCAGATCATCATCACCAGCGGTTTCAGCGGCGGCCTCGGATTGGCGCTCCGTGTCCTCGGCCTCGAGCCAAAGAAGAAGGTCTGGGTGGAGAATCCGGGCTTTCCCTTCACGCGGCACGGTCTCGCGCTTGCAAGACTGTCGATCGCGCCGATCCCGGTCGACGCTGACGGCATCGATGTCGAGTACGGCGTGAAACATGCTCCCGACGCAGCGCTCGTTGTCGTGACGCCCGGGCAGCAGGCGCCACTCGGATCCACGTTGTCGCTGGCAAGGCGTTCGCGCCTGCTCGACTGGGCCGCCCGACGCAAGGCGTGGGTGATCGAGGATGACTATCTCAGCGAGCTTCAGCTCAAGGGCCGGGCCACGCCGGCGCTCGCCTCGCTCGATCGCGCGGGCCGCGTCATCCACATCGGCTCTTTCAGCAAGACCGTGACCCCTGCCCTGCGGCTCGGCCTTGTCGTTGCGCCGGCCGCTCTGGCGTCGCGATTTGCCGAAGCCGCGGCGTGCCTCGCGCCGGCGCCCGGGCCCGCAGCGCAGCTCGCCACCGCCGATTTCATGCGCGATGGCCATTATCTGCGGCATCTCCGGCGCACGAAGCGGGTCTACGCCGCGCAAGGCGATGCATTGCTGAAACAGCTTCGGACGCGCACCGCCAATGTTGCGCTTGCCGGATTGGCAGCGGTCCTGCGGCTGCCGGATGGAGCGCCCGATCTCGCCATCGCCAGGGAAGCGGCATCGTTCGGGCTGGCGCCTACACCGCTGTCGCTCTGGTATGCGTCCACGGCTTCGGCGCGCCCCGGTCTGTTGCTGGGTATCGCCACATCGCCGCAAAAGCGGATCGAGGCGTCCTGCGACAGGCTCTTCGAAATCATCGATCGTCTGACGTGA